A single Nitrospirota bacterium DNA region contains:
- the grpE gene encoding nucleotide exchange factor GrpE produces MKNEWDEQYEDEGPPVPQEGEAAASDERERLIQAAEQKAKEAAEANDKYLRVYAEFDNYRKRMQRDMAEYKKYANEQLVLELLTVVDSMCLALKHAAEAGGAGEGLQQGVELVYKQLRDLLEKFGVKRFSAKGEPFDPAKHDAMMQVVTDEVPENSVVQVFQDGYVYHDKVLRHAKVSVSKKPQSEAVAASEP; encoded by the coding sequence ATGAAGAACGAATGGGACGAACAGTACGAGGACGAAGGACCCCCCGTTCCGCAGGAGGGTGAAGCGGCAGCCTCCGACGAGCGGGAGAGGCTGATCCAGGCCGCCGAGCAGAAGGCGAAGGAGGCTGCCGAGGCAAACGACAAGTATCTCCGGGTCTACGCGGAATTCGATAATTACCGCAAACGGATGCAGCGTGACATGGCGGAGTACAAGAAGTACGCAAATGAGCAGCTCGTGCTTGAGTTGCTGACGGTGGTGGATTCCATGTGTCTCGCCCTGAAGCACGCTGCGGAAGCGGGCGGGGCGGGAGAAGGACTGCAGCAGGGTGTGGAGCTGGTCTATAAACAGCTTCGGGATCTGCTCGAGAAGTTCGGTGTAAAACGGTTTTCAGCCAAGGGCGAGCCGTTCGACCCGGCCAAGCACGATGCGATGATGCAGGTCGTTACTGACGAGGTGCCGGAAAACTCCGTGGTGCAGGTATTCCAGGACGGCTACGTATACCACGATAAAGTGCTCCGCCACGCGAAGGTCAGCGTGTCGAAGAAGCCGCAGTCGGAGGCGGTCGCAGCTTCAGAACCATAA
- the hrcA gene encoding heat-inducible transcriptional repressor HrcA gives MELDERNKRVLQAVIDSYIANGAPVGSAILVKRYDFGLSSATLRNIMADLEERGYLTHPHTSAGRVPTDRGYRYYIDSIINIRRDSEDIEVQLRQVPEIPLLQERDLHGLMEDASRFLATLSKCAGVVVAPSEPEGTFKHIEFVRLRGRQVLLIFVTNTGMVQNKLIELDAAVTQHDLNYFSAYLDEELEQRTLAEIRQRLVEKLREDKQVFMRVMEETYRASQQVQERDAEKVFIGGASQVLESPEFANVETMRSLFKAFEDKYKLLTLLDRSAAAEGVKVFIGSENPYFEMQGCSMVVSTYHAAGNVVGTLGVIGPTRMRYKQVIQVVDYTAQLLTKLLGERYQRGLNK, from the coding sequence ATGGAGTTAGATGAAAGAAATAAAAGGGTTTTACAGGCTGTAATAGACAGTTACATCGCCAATGGTGCTCCTGTGGGGTCGGCCATTCTGGTCAAACGCTACGACTTCGGACTGAGTTCAGCGACACTCAGGAATATCATGGCCGATCTGGAGGAGCGGGGGTATCTTACGCATCCTCATACGTCGGCCGGGAGGGTACCCACAGACCGCGGCTACCGCTACTATATTGACAGTATCATCAACATCCGGAGGGACAGCGAAGACATAGAGGTCCAGCTACGACAGGTGCCGGAGATTCCCCTCCTGCAGGAGAGGGACCTTCACGGCCTCATGGAGGATGCCAGCCGGTTCCTGGCAACTCTCTCCAAGTGCGCAGGCGTGGTGGTTGCGCCTTCGGAGCCGGAAGGAACGTTCAAGCATATCGAGTTCGTGCGGCTGCGCGGCAGACAGGTGCTGCTGATCTTCGTGACGAATACCGGTATGGTCCAGAACAAGCTGATCGAGCTCGATGCGGCCGTGACGCAGCATGACCTGAACTACTTCAGCGCCTACCTGGACGAGGAACTGGAACAGCGGACGCTTGCCGAGATCCGTCAGCGGCTCGTGGAAAAGCTGAGGGAGGACAAGCAGGTTTTCATGCGGGTGATGGAAGAAACCTACCGGGCAAGCCAGCAGGTCCAGGAACGGGATGCGGAGAAGGTTTTCATCGGCGGCGCGTCGCAGGTCCTCGAGAGCCCGGAATTCGCGAACGTCGAGACGATGAGGAGCCTGTTCAAAGCGTTCGAGGACAAGTATAAGCTCCTAACGCTGCTTGACCGGAGCGCGGCGGCGGAAGGCGTGAAAGTTTTCATCGGGTCGGAGAACCCTTATTTTGAGATGCAGGGATGCAGCATGGTGGTCAGCACCTACCATGCCGCCGGCAACGTCGTGGGCACGCTCGGCGTGATCGGGCCGACGAGGATGCGTTACAAACAGGTGATCCAGGTCGTGGACTATACGGCGCAGCTGCTGACGAAACTGCTTGGCGAACGATATCAGCGAGGTCTGAACAAATGA
- a CDS encoding Hsp20/alpha crystallin family protein gives MKSLVRWNPFGTLQRWDPLDELRGMQHEMDRLFDRLGMGRDVTAAETFNAWVPSVESYMKGSDLIVKCELPGIDPKAVEITLDENARQLIIKGERKTEKDTKEEDYIHREMSYGSFERRFTLPEGVKADQVKAKFANGILEVSLPVPKIAPKAKKIEIETPKMIEGEKADVKKAA, from the coding sequence ATGAAAAGTCTCGTACGCTGGAACCCCTTTGGGACTCTTCAGAGATGGGATCCGTTGGATGAACTCCGTGGCATGCAGCATGAGATGGACAGGCTTTTTGACCGGCTTGGCATGGGACGGGATGTTACAGCTGCAGAAACGTTCAATGCCTGGGTTCCCTCGGTGGAGAGCTACATGAAGGGCAGTGACCTGATCGTCAAGTGCGAACTTCCGGGAATCGATCCCAAAGCCGTCGAGATAACGCTCGATGAGAATGCCCGGCAGCTGATCATCAAAGGTGAGCGCAAAACGGAAAAGGACACCAAGGAGGAAGATTACATCCACAGAGAGATGTCGTACGGCAGCTTCGAGAGACGATTCACGCTTCCCGAGGGCGTGAAGGCCGACCAGGTAAAGGCGAAATTCGCGAACGGCATTCTCGAAGTGAGCTTACCCGTTCCAAAGATCGCTCCGAAGGCCAAAAAGATAGAGATTGAAACACCGAAGATGATTGAAGGGGAAAAGGCGGACGTAAAGAAGGCCGCCTAA